The following coding sequences are from one Plectropomus leopardus isolate mb unplaced genomic scaffold, YSFRI_Pleo_2.0 unplaced_scaffold28293, whole genome shotgun sequence window:
- the LOC121938048 gene encoding alanine--tRNA ligase, mitochondrial-like: MKTVNQLSAAAPHSHVMLLAHQRHSGRVLCACQVPKDSSSLSAADWALAVCRHLGGSAGGSALVAKGTGSSDDITEALRWAEDFARHKIQR; the protein is encoded by the exons ATGAAGACGGTGAACCAGCTGAGTGCCGCAGCGCCGCACAGTCACGTGATGCTGCTTGCTCACCAGAGGCATTCTGGGAGGGTCCTGTGCGCCTGCCAGGTTCCGAAG GACTCGTCGTCCCTCTCGGCCGCTGATTGGGCGTTGGCGGTGTGTCGTCACCTCGGGGGGAGCGCCGGGGGCTCTGCGCTGGTCGCCAAGGGAACAGGAAGCAGCGATGACATCACGGAGGCTCTGAGGTGGGCCGAGGACTTCGCTCGCCACAAAATACAgcgatga